A single window of Triplophysa rosa linkage group LG20, Trosa_1v2, whole genome shotgun sequence DNA harbors:
- the ccdc120b gene encoding coiled-coil domain-containing protein 120 isoform X1 — protein MEVKGRLITAMGLGAPDVQGCQDSKLQGERVSELQERKRSLQSLLNSRLGELRQVCLQEAELTGKLPRDFPLEAGERPPFVQRRTGLAPYVTSKGEDDPGQRRQMKALFSGALRRSIESDKNMLYSKRTVHRGCHTEETVKSESSSMSDSTSHDNEDSSPSVAPEHRSLSHPRLAPGSPDSRLCRKLSPVEIYYEMRTRRNSASSSVSPSHSLPRSASNVEGRSVPATPLLSRTAPISVHVRPEMPGGIALKQWCGSPDVPQFVPLAPLEGSSSERRSCPYSSRARRSNSSEALLDRSSLPEPGPPRNGMPPRAGPYKSSESLTDGKLRQMYQGSPERQMMGFKEQGRMRSSLGGQSSGTGYNEILMDYIWGKQQKRPVQPQQNHSAGRIWPDFSTPPSGTPPHYNGFSHSQLHLAAAPPSYSPMLLRGQEAEPRRVKVTRTKSCGPFIPLQPHQQDTVLFSAYDLSHPSSGSTTSSIPNLLPHHADLTTAAAFGRRPPQFSLPTPEDSTRSLHKALALEGLRDWYLRNALGYSTTAKGHDGLGMRHSHTHHLVHQPQSIAADPLYSHRQIPQSASFHGHPLHARSVELSLYPEPFPSEGSTQKESGSEPPSPGTLV, from the exons ATGGAGGTCAAAGGTCGCCTGATCACTGCCATGGGCTTAGGGGCTCCAG ATGTCCAGGGCTGTCAGGACAGCAAGCTGCAGGGAGAGCGAGTCTCGGAGCTGCAGGAACGAAAACGGAGTCTGCAAAGCCTTTTAAACAGTCGCCTCGGAGAACTTCGACAAGTGTGTCTTCAAGAGGCG GAGCTCACAGGAAAGCTGCCGCGTGATTTTCCTCTAGAAGCAGGGGAAAGACCTCCCTTTGTTCAGCGCCGAACCGGCCTGGCCCCTTACGTTACCTCAAAAGGAGAG GATGACCCGGGCCAGAGAAGGCAGATGAAAGCTCTGTTCAGTGGCGCTCTGCGCCGGAGCATCGAATCTGATAAAAACATGTTGTACAGTAAGAGGACAGTTCACCGGGGATGCCACACAG aAGAAACTGTCAAGTCAGAGAGCAGTTCGATGTCAGACTCAACATCTCACGACAATG AAGACTCCTCTCCGAGTGTGGCACCTGAGCACCGCTCCTTGTCTCATCCCCGGCTTGCACCAGGCAGCCCTGACAGCAGGCTCTGTAGGAAGCTGTCCCCTGTGGAAATCTACTATGAGATGAGAACTCGTCGTAACTCTGCCTCGAGCTCTGTTAG CCCAAGTCACTCACTCCCAAGAAGTGCATCCAATGTGGAGGGCAGAAGTGTTCCAGCCACGCCTCTATTGTCCCGCACAGCACCAATCAGCGTTCACGTGAG GCCGGAGATGCCTGGTGGTATTGCTCTTAAGCAGTGGTGTGGCAGTCCAGATGTTCCTCAGTTTGTACCGTTAGCACCTTTGGAGGGCTCCTCATCTGAACGTCGCAGCTGCCCCTACAGCTCCCGCGCTCGCCGTAGCAACAGCTCCGAAGCGCTGCTCGACCGTTCCAGTCTCCCCGAGCCTGGACCTCCCCGCAATGGCATGCCACCCCGAGCTGGACCATACAAGAGCTCCGAGTCCCTCACGGATGGCAAACTCCGTCAGATGTATCAAGGCAGCCCAGAGAGGCAGATGATGGGATTTAAAGAGCAGGGTAGAATGCGCTCCTCTCTCGGCGGCCAAAGCAGTGGCACTGGATACAATGAAATTTTGATGGACTACATTTGGGGAAAACAACAGAAGAGGCCTGTACAGCCTCAGCAGAATCATTCGGCGGGGCGAATCTGGCCAGATTTCTCCACCCCTCCATCGGGTACCCCGCCTCACTACAATGGGTTCTCCCACTCGCAGTTACACTTGGCTGCTGCTCCACCTTCATATAGTCCCATGCTACTGCGGGGCCAAGAGGCCGAGCCACGTCGGGTCAAAGTGACACGGACAAAATCTTGCGGACCTTTTATCCCTTTACAGCCGCACCAACAGGACACTGTGTTGTTCTCGGCTTACGATCTGTCGCACCCCTCTTCTGGGTCCACCACTTCTTCGATTCCCAACCTGTTGCCCCATCACGCAGACCTAACCACTGCTGCAGCTTTCGGACGCAGACCCCCACAATTCTCTCTGCCCACCCCAGAGGACTCCACCCGCAGTCTGCACAAGGCACTGGCTCTGGAGGGGCTTCGGGACTGGTATCTGAGGAACGCTTTGGGTTATTCCACTACGGCCAAAGGTCATGATGGACTTGGCATGCGGCACTCGCATACTCATCACCTGGTGCACCAGCCTCAGTCCATCGCTGCCGACCCACTTTATTCACACCGTCAAATACCTCAGTCAGCGTCATTTCATGGGCATCCCTTGCATGCTAG GTccgtggagctctctctctaCCCAGAGCCTTTCCCTTCTGAAGGAAGCACTCAGAAAGAGTCGGGTTCTGAGCCCCCTTCACCCGGAACGCTGGTCTGA
- the ccdc120b gene encoding coiled-coil domain-containing protein 120 isoform X2, which translates to MEVKGRLITAMGLGAPDVQGCQDSKLQGERVSELQERKRSLQSLLNSRLGELRQVCLQEAELTGKLPRDFPLEAGERPPFVQRRTGLAPYVTSKGEDDPGQRRQMKALFSGALRRSIESDKNMLYSKRTVHRGCHTEETVKSESSSMSDSTSHDNDSSPSVAPEHRSLSHPRLAPGSPDSRLCRKLSPVEIYYEMRTRRNSASSSVSPSHSLPRSASNVEGRSVPATPLLSRTAPISVHVRPEMPGGIALKQWCGSPDVPQFVPLAPLEGSSSERRSCPYSSRARRSNSSEALLDRSSLPEPGPPRNGMPPRAGPYKSSESLTDGKLRQMYQGSPERQMMGFKEQGRMRSSLGGQSSGTGYNEILMDYIWGKQQKRPVQPQQNHSAGRIWPDFSTPPSGTPPHYNGFSHSQLHLAAAPPSYSPMLLRGQEAEPRRVKVTRTKSCGPFIPLQPHQQDTVLFSAYDLSHPSSGSTTSSIPNLLPHHADLTTAAAFGRRPPQFSLPTPEDSTRSLHKALALEGLRDWYLRNALGYSTTAKGHDGLGMRHSHTHHLVHQPQSIAADPLYSHRQIPQSASFHGHPLHARSVELSLYPEPFPSEGSTQKESGSEPPSPGTLV; encoded by the exons ATGGAGGTCAAAGGTCGCCTGATCACTGCCATGGGCTTAGGGGCTCCAG ATGTCCAGGGCTGTCAGGACAGCAAGCTGCAGGGAGAGCGAGTCTCGGAGCTGCAGGAACGAAAACGGAGTCTGCAAAGCCTTTTAAACAGTCGCCTCGGAGAACTTCGACAAGTGTGTCTTCAAGAGGCG GAGCTCACAGGAAAGCTGCCGCGTGATTTTCCTCTAGAAGCAGGGGAAAGACCTCCCTTTGTTCAGCGCCGAACCGGCCTGGCCCCTTACGTTACCTCAAAAGGAGAG GATGACCCGGGCCAGAGAAGGCAGATGAAAGCTCTGTTCAGTGGCGCTCTGCGCCGGAGCATCGAATCTGATAAAAACATGTTGTACAGTAAGAGGACAGTTCACCGGGGATGCCACACAG aAGAAACTGTCAAGTCAGAGAGCAGTTCGATGTCAGACTCAACATCTCACGACAATG ACTCCTCTCCGAGTGTGGCACCTGAGCACCGCTCCTTGTCTCATCCCCGGCTTGCACCAGGCAGCCCTGACAGCAGGCTCTGTAGGAAGCTGTCCCCTGTGGAAATCTACTATGAGATGAGAACTCGTCGTAACTCTGCCTCGAGCTCTGTTAG CCCAAGTCACTCACTCCCAAGAAGTGCATCCAATGTGGAGGGCAGAAGTGTTCCAGCCACGCCTCTATTGTCCCGCACAGCACCAATCAGCGTTCACGTGAG GCCGGAGATGCCTGGTGGTATTGCTCTTAAGCAGTGGTGTGGCAGTCCAGATGTTCCTCAGTTTGTACCGTTAGCACCTTTGGAGGGCTCCTCATCTGAACGTCGCAGCTGCCCCTACAGCTCCCGCGCTCGCCGTAGCAACAGCTCCGAAGCGCTGCTCGACCGTTCCAGTCTCCCCGAGCCTGGACCTCCCCGCAATGGCATGCCACCCCGAGCTGGACCATACAAGAGCTCCGAGTCCCTCACGGATGGCAAACTCCGTCAGATGTATCAAGGCAGCCCAGAGAGGCAGATGATGGGATTTAAAGAGCAGGGTAGAATGCGCTCCTCTCTCGGCGGCCAAAGCAGTGGCACTGGATACAATGAAATTTTGATGGACTACATTTGGGGAAAACAACAGAAGAGGCCTGTACAGCCTCAGCAGAATCATTCGGCGGGGCGAATCTGGCCAGATTTCTCCACCCCTCCATCGGGTACCCCGCCTCACTACAATGGGTTCTCCCACTCGCAGTTACACTTGGCTGCTGCTCCACCTTCATATAGTCCCATGCTACTGCGGGGCCAAGAGGCCGAGCCACGTCGGGTCAAAGTGACACGGACAAAATCTTGCGGACCTTTTATCCCTTTACAGCCGCACCAACAGGACACTGTGTTGTTCTCGGCTTACGATCTGTCGCACCCCTCTTCTGGGTCCACCACTTCTTCGATTCCCAACCTGTTGCCCCATCACGCAGACCTAACCACTGCTGCAGCTTTCGGACGCAGACCCCCACAATTCTCTCTGCCCACCCCAGAGGACTCCACCCGCAGTCTGCACAAGGCACTGGCTCTGGAGGGGCTTCGGGACTGGTATCTGAGGAACGCTTTGGGTTATTCCACTACGGCCAAAGGTCATGATGGACTTGGCATGCGGCACTCGCATACTCATCACCTGGTGCACCAGCCTCAGTCCATCGCTGCCGACCCACTTTATTCACACCGTCAAATACCTCAGTCAGCGTCATTTCATGGGCATCCCTTGCATGCTAG GTccgtggagctctctctctaCCCAGAGCCTTTCCCTTCTGAAGGAAGCACTCAGAAAGAGTCGGGTTCTGAGCCCCCTTCACCCGGAACGCTGGTCTGA